ggacgaaggcaacggtgaaaagtaagtgaggtcaagatcgatgaaccaacaagatcACGTGGTGATATGAAGTGGTTCATATCAttgatgatcatgttggtgcatgtgttgcatcaacattggaggagatagaatggaatgcgcaaggcaaaggtataacctagggcatttcatttcaccggtcataggtgtgtagagaagttgatgaccaggtttagaatagatggccgtactatcaagaggggcaaacttgtttacatatcggtcatctagtgccactcgagtgatctaactttgcatcatcgctaggattgagtggcgtggcaagttgagtggctaaccctatgggaaatgattgtgaaaaactaacacacatacacatggtggtgtatacttggtggtgttggcacatttacaaaggagatgaagttggagttgatgtggatcaacttggtgaagaaaaggagtgagtcgcgctggttagagagtgaccggacgtgtccagtatagcgaccggacacgtccggtattaataggcgaactcagcgaccggacgcgtccggtcgccacaccagacgTGTTCGATGTGAATCTACATGGTCGGCATTCTGTGAAcggttgaccagatgctggcagtgtccgatcaggggtgaccggacacatctagTCAGACctgggtgcttactggactcgaccgaatgtagggcctcagcgtccggtcatgtctacttctacgtccggtgtgagcgtccgatCAAACATGTCAGAGAGCCGTTGTGGCAAtggctagtttgaatgggacacatggcggtctgtgagcgactggacatgtctggtatagcgaccagacacatccggtatgcacgtccggtgcgtccggtgctgcatcaggtgctgtgtccggtcagcccgaaaaacgcccagtgaaggggtaacggctagtttagcccttggggctataaatagaagtggccctcagccatggctggtgctgagcaccttgggggactttgtgtccatgcttgagagtgcttaggagccctccatctcacacatacttgatagtgatcattcgattgtgtgagcgagcgattctagtgcgattacatcgtgaggttgcattgagtggcactaggtgatcgagttgcaagccagtggtgcttgttattcttggaggttgccacctcctatatggcttggtggtggtctctgttgaagcgcgcaagaagcttgtgcgtcgctctgaagaagtgcttgtgaggggtacctgtgctcgccccgcgggagtcacgaagagcaactttagtaaagcgtgtcattgagctaccctcactcaaggggtaggttcttgcggcgcccgacgtgcaggcttagcgggtgatgctaattagctgccgaaccaccaagtgagcggtcgacacaatgaagactagcgtgttggcaaacacgtgaacctcaggagaaaaatcatcgtgtcaaccttgttcttcctgctggtttgcatccctattacacaagcttgccattacttttatacatattaagcttgtgtagttgctcttgtaattagatagcttgagtagcttgctaattaccttcttgcttgtgtagcatagaagtagctcccttgcgtggctaatttggtttgtgtaaccttgttagtcactttgcttagtttgtgtagctaagtatttgcgctctctaattcgacattggttgccttgttattgagcattgttagtgagcttagttggctttgtgcttttgcttactagcatatgtaggagctcccttgttgcttaaagtactagtggcataggtttgtgtgaccttgcttctagaattggttaggagagctctagctagcccggcacctttattgcttgattagtatctttgcaaggtgcttgtgaacatagatagaggggtgtagtcttggctagaccgatagttttaattctgcacttgtttcggttagccaacgcgattaagttttaaaaagggctattcacccccctctagttgccatcttgacccttcagcgctgaacttgttcaatcggttgaagatcctaggtttaaGGCCTTGCAGAAGAATGCCGTTTGCATGCTCGACCTACCCCTTCGTCTAGGGGTGCGCaatggctgcccaatcgatccggatgtgttgttcatcgtagaattgaatgaatttcctgccggtgaactacgtgccgttgtctgtgatgatggagtttggtactccaaagcgatggatgatgtcgaggaagaacaacacagcttgctcggatttgatcgtggagatcggtcgagcttcgatccatttcgtaaacttgtcaatggtgacaagtaggtgggtgaagccctgggcgcctttttgagtggcccaaacttgtcaagcccccagaccatgaagggccacgtgatggggatcatctggagcgcctAGGCTGGGAGGTGAATCTGCCAAGCGTAATACTGACACCTCTCGTAGGtgcatacaatttgctcggcgtctGCTACtatggtgggccagtagaagccctatcggaattgTTTCCATCCAAGGTCCTcagcgtggcatggtgaccgcaaaccctaccgtggatgtcgctcagcaggaGTCTTCCCTATTCGCTGGGGatgcagagctgtaggatcccaacgtggctccatttgtagagtttgccttctacaagaacgaaggacttggcacgacatgCGAGGcatcgggcttctgtcttgtctgcCGATAGTGTgttgtggaggaggtagtcaaggtaaagcattctccagCCGTTGAGAAGGTCAGGCTCTactgctggatcctcttcaagctccatgacctcggggtcgggcggagcagtcgGTGGGTTGGCCCCGGGGgctagatcagatgggccatcggtGGCCCATTCCAACCCTTCGTAGCGCACCAAGGGCTTATGTtgatcactggcgaagacacccattgATACTGGATCTTGGCAggatgctgcttttgcaagtGCGTTGGTCGCTTTGTtaaggcgccttgggatgtgattgagttcgaggccgtcgaatctatcctccagccatcggacttcttggcagtacaccaccatcttggtgtcgtggcagcttgactccttcatgacctagtcgacAACTAGCTAGGACTCGCCCCTGATGTCGAGGtgtcggatgcctagctcgatggcgattcataggccgttgatgagcgcttcgtattcggtgatattgtttgatgaggggaaatggagccgaaccatgtacctcatgcggaccccgaggggtgatacgaagactagtcctgCGCTGgtgccctttttcatcagcgatccatcaaagtacattgtctagtactcttgatcaacgactgctggtggcatctggacctcggtccactccgtgatgaagtcagctagcacctgggatttgatcgccATTTagggggcataagtaatgccttgatccatcagctcgagtgcccactttgcggttcttcctatggcgtcctggctatggattattttgttgagggggaatgacgtcacgactgtcatagggtgtgactcgaatTAGTGgcttagcttcctcttggtgatgaggacggtgtagaggagtttctggatttgggagtagcgggttttggagtcagataatACCGTGCTGATGAAATACACAGGGCGCTagaccttgaaggcgtgcccctcttcttcctgctctacTACTAATGCGGctctaaccacttgcgtggtggccgctatgtatagcaggagggattctccattgcttgCAGGAACCAGGACcgggggttttgttagaagtagcttgaccatgtcaagcacctcctgggcctcggctgtccactcgaagtggtcagctttctttaggagttgataaagggggagtcctcattttCGAGGTgcaaaatgaatcggctgagggcggtgaggcaccctgtgatccgctgaaccccctttatgttctggatcaggcccatccttgtgatggctgagattttctctaggttggcttcgatgccgcgctcagagacaatgaagccgagcagcatgcccctcgggaccccaaagacacatttttaggattgagtttgatgccatttgcctggagtttctcaaaggtttgttcaaggtcgacGATAAGGCgatcagcccgtttggacttaactatgatgtcgtcgacataggcctcaatggtccacccaatgaggtccccgaagcagttgagcatacagcgctggtaagttgccccagcgttcttcagaccgaatggcattgaaatgtagcagaacgatctgaagggggtgataaaagacatcgtgagctggtcagactctttcatcgcgatctggtggtagccggagtatgtgtcaaggaagcagagggttttgcaccctgaggtacaatcaactatttggtctatgcgtggtaaaggaaatgggtcttttgggcatgccttgttgagctgATTCGAACGATCTGGATGACCTCTTTGCATTGGGTgcttcttcaatgacctcctccctgaggatGGTGAGCTCTTCGGAGGTGATGACTGCTGTGGCGtggccgcagcattcgacttcgcactcgtaagcgtggcagaaggaggtgccaacggtgatgaccccatggggacccggcatctttagcttgaggtatgtatagttggggatagccatgaacttcacgtaacatggtcgtcccaggatggcgtggaaggtttcaAGGAACCCTACCacatcaaaggtgagggtctcagtcctgtaattggactAATCCCTGAAAgtgatgggtagatcaatctaTCCTAGTGGTATGGCCTGTCTACCAGGCACGATGCCCTAGAAAGGCGCTCGAATGGGGCgaaggttcgttcggtcgacgcccatctcgtcgagagtcttggcgtacatgatgttgaggccgctgcctccatccattagtactttCATGAGTCACTTTGGGCCGATCATCAGATTgacaacaagcgggtaccttcctagGTGTGGGACGGCATCTAGATGGTCAGTTCGgttgaaggttatggcagattctggccaccggaggaaggcaggcgtggctggtcctgccgtatagacctcgcggcgcgcgaccttctggcggcgtttggagtcgtaggccactaatcctccgaagatcatgagggcgtcaTTCGGTGTTGGAAAGGATCCATCCTTCTCCTTGGCGTCATCTgtggtgggggcaggttccttcccctgctcccctttattGAGGCctccggacaagtatttgcgcatgaggccacaatccttgtatagatgcttggccgggaaagcatggtttgggcatggcccctcgagcattttctcaaagtggttcggagtgccctccatagGCTTCTAGCCACCCTTGCgatcggcagcggccacgagcgagttgtcatgccgttgcttcttattctttcttttggtggggcggttggaggcgccttcgccagcGTCCTCGTCCTGCCTCGCCTTACTGTCGGAATGGTCGAAGATGGCTcggaccgcctcctctcctgaggcatggctggtggcaatgtctaggAGTTTCTTGGTGGTCCACGGGCCCCGAcaccctagcttgtgaaccaaagactcacaggttgtcccaaataggaaggctcctatcatgtcggcgtcagcaacattagggagctcattgcactatcgggagaagcaccggatgcacccacggagggtttcatcaACCTTCTGGCAGCAGTTCTTGAGCTCCCATGGATTTCTAGGgcgtttgtatgtgccctagaagttccccacaaagatct
Above is a genomic segment from Miscanthus floridulus cultivar M001 chromosome 3, ASM1932011v1, whole genome shotgun sequence containing:
- the LOC136544116 gene encoding uncharacterized protein, giving the protein MKESSCHDTKMVVYCQEVRWLEDRFDGLELNHIPRRLNKATNALAKAASCQDPVSMGVFASDQHKPLVRYEGLEWATDGPSDLAPGANPPTAPPDPEVMELEEDPAVEPDLLNGWRMLYLDYLLHNTLSADKTEARCLACRAKSFVLVEGKLYKWSHVGILQLCIPSE